From a single Ciconia boyciana chromosome 6, ASM3463844v1, whole genome shotgun sequence genomic region:
- the LOC140653439 gene encoding LOW QUALITY PROTEIN: spexin prohormone 2-like (The sequence of the model RefSeq protein was modified relative to this genomic sequence to represent the inferred CDS: substituted 1 base at 1 genomic stop codon) → MIEGSDSRRDRMKTKPAVLCACAVFMVFLIVGCAPKSKAILRSXGPQSMLYLKGRHGRRYASDNDGQYYKPNPEDFSAFLKS, encoded by the exons ATGATAGAAGGGAGTGACAGCAGACGTGATAGAATG aaaactaaaCCTGCTGTGCTTTGTGCCTGTGCTGTCTTCATGGTTTTTCTTATAGTTGGGTGCGCTCCAAAG AGTAAAGCCATACTGAGAAGCTGAGGCCCACAATCAATGCTATACCTCAAAGGACGCC ATGGCAGGAGATATGCCTCTGACAACGATGGACAGTATTACAAGCCTAATCCAGAGGACTTCAGTGcgtttttaaaaa GCTGA